One window from the genome of Acidimicrobiales bacterium encodes:
- a CDS encoding DMT family transporter — protein MEKERLLGYSAAVCSTLMVGIAVAGMVWLNDYPVLGGQAARYGLAGALLVGAAGVLGKPLPRPTWREAGYLGLLAATGLVGFNLFLAASLHHAEPAVPGLTVGAVPVVVALLAPLVARRRPAPHRLVGAAVVVAGGAVVQGAGHTDGTGIALALATMACEVAFTLLAVPVLPRLGPWAVSAWTCLLAAPVLGIAALVADGAHSLPVPTGSQLAMILFLAIGSTMVGFVAWYSAVARIGADLAALVSGGVPVVTLAGGVLLGTGTLSAAGLLGAAIVTAGLLVGLRPSIASPRRRWARALGAAGRTWLDFLERELSGARR, from the coding sequence ATGGAGAAAGAACGCCTGCTCGGCTACAGCGCGGCCGTGTGCTCGACCCTCATGGTGGGTATCGCCGTCGCGGGCATGGTGTGGCTGAACGACTACCCGGTTCTCGGTGGGCAGGCGGCGCGCTACGGCTTGGCCGGAGCCCTGCTGGTGGGCGCGGCCGGCGTCCTCGGCAAGCCGCTCCCCCGCCCCACTTGGCGCGAGGCCGGCTACCTCGGTCTGCTCGCGGCCACCGGACTGGTCGGCTTCAACTTGTTCCTCGCCGCATCGCTCCACCACGCTGAGCCCGCGGTGCCCGGCCTCACCGTCGGCGCGGTGCCGGTGGTGGTCGCGCTGCTCGCCCCGCTGGTGGCACGACGCCGACCCGCTCCCCACCGTCTTGTCGGCGCGGCCGTGGTGGTGGCCGGCGGCGCCGTCGTACAGGGCGCGGGGCACACCGACGGTACCGGCATCGCGCTCGCGCTCGCCACGATGGCGTGTGAAGTGGCGTTCACGCTGTTGGCCGTGCCGGTCCTGCCCCGGCTCGGACCGTGGGCCGTGTCGGCTTGGACGTGCCTGCTCGCTGCTCCCGTGCTCGGCATCGCCGCGCTCGTCGCTGATGGCGCGCACAGCCTCCCGGTCCCGACCGGGTCACAGCTGGCGATGATCCTCTTTCTCGCGATCGGATCGACCATGGTCGGCTTCGTGGCCTGGTACAGCGCGGTGGCTCGCATCGGCGCCGACCTGGCTGCGCTGGTGTCCGGCGGCGTTCCCGTGGTGACGCTCGCCGGTGGCGTGCTGCTCGGCACCGGCACGCTCTCTGCGGCAGGCCTCCTCGGCGCCGCGATCGTGACGGCCGGCCTGCTGGTCGGACTACGGCCATCGATCGCGTCGCCGCGGCGCCGGTGGGCCCGGGCGCTCGGGGCAGCGGGTCGCACCTGGCTCGACTTCCTGGAGCGCGAGCTTTCCGGGGCGCGCCGATAA